A window of the Chaetodon trifascialis isolate fChaTrf1 chromosome 9, fChaTrf1.hap1, whole genome shotgun sequence genome harbors these coding sequences:
- the tmprss4a gene encoding transmembrane protease serine 4a isoform X1 translates to MWAVVQVPEESTRPLNPRQPVVPKPGRHRKPMTAPRTQKNKASKTKAVVLTVLAVVVFLGILVTAVYFIKQLIDSKYFFCKHSLKFIPIDQACDGIEDCAKGEDEMNCVASLKVNTTYPVRLTSAQNVLQVYSPGSGWRSVCGEDWTQQHTETACKQLGYTNKPRSTSIPVAILQSSLKPGPFTAVRPGNTTTPIHQATIDRSQCKSGSVVSLSCSDCGEVGSQDRIVGGTDAFIEDWPWQVSLQMGGNHVCGGSLVSLQWVVTAAHCFAGKKQVSRWRVVSGRTYMGTLGGSYVDRIIVNGDYSPAQNDYDIALMRLSSPISVGESRRPVCLPPHSLGLQAGAAMIVTGWGYLEEYGKINPSLQKASVPLIAWDTCARPAVYGSSITPRMICAGFLEGKVDACQGDSGGPLVHFTSSRWYLVGVVSWGIGCGQVRKPGVYCSTEEMLSWIHTVIDKNP, encoded by the exons GCAGTCGTCCAGGTGCCTGAAGAAAGCACAAGACCGTTGAATCCCAGGCAACCAG TGGTTCCAAAGCCAGGTCGCCACAGAAAGCCCATGACGGCTCCAAGGACTCAGAAAAATAAGGCGTCCAAGACGAAGGCAGTGGTGCTCACTGTCTTGGCAGTTGTGGTGTTTCTGGGCATATTGGTCACCGCAGTGTACTTCA TAAAGCAGCTGATTGACAGCAAATATTTCTTCTGCAAGCATTCGCTGAAGTTCATCCCAATAGACCAAGCATGTGACGGGATAGAGGACTGCGCAAAAGGAGAGGATGAAATGAATTGCGTGGCGAGCCTTAAAGTCAACACCACCTATCCGG TGCGTCTCACGTCAGCTCAGAATGTCCTGCAGGTGTACAGTCCTGGCTCAGGTTGGCGGAGTGTGTGCGGTGAGGACTGGacccagcagcacacagagacgGCATGCAAGCAACTGGGATACACAAA TAAACCTCGTAGTACCAGTATCCCAGTGGCCATTTTGCAATCTTCCCTGAAACCTGGACCATTCACAGCTGTCAGGCCGGGGAATACGACCACACCCATACATCAGGCTACCATTGACCG CAGTCAATGCAAATCTGGATCTGTGGTATCTTTGTCCTGTTCAG ACTGTGGAGAGGTGGGCTCTCAGGACCGTATTGTTGGGGGTACAGATGCTTTCATTGAGGACTGGCCCTGGCAGGTTAGCCTGCAGATGGGAGGCAACCATGTATGCGGAGGCTCTCTGGTGTCACTGCAATGGGTTGTCACTGCTGCCCACTGCTTTGCTGG TAAAAAGCAGGTGAGTCGCTGGAGAGTGGTATCAGGCCGGACATACATGGGTACGCTGGGAGGTTCCTATGTGGACAGGATCATCGTGAATGGAGACTACAGTCCAGCTCAAAACGACTATGACATAGCTCTGATGAGACTCAGCAGTCCAATCAGTGTGGGAG AGAGCCGTAGGCCAGTTTGTCTACCTCCTCATTCCCTCGGCCTTCAAGCCGGAGCCGCCATGATTGTGACTGGCTGGGGATACCTGGAGGAATACG GTAAAATTAATCCTTCACTTCAGAAGGCCTCCGTCCCTCTCATAGCCTGGGATACCTGTGCCAGGCCCGCAGTGTATGGTTCCTCCATCACCCCAAGGATGATCTGTGCTGGTTTCCTGGAGGGGAAAGTGGATGCCTGCCAG GGGGACAGTGGGGGTCCTTTGGTGCACTTCACCTCCTCTCGGTGGTATCTGGTAGGAGTGGTGAGCTGGGGCATCGGATGTGGCCAGGTGAGAAAACCAGGTGTCTACTGCAGCACTGAAGAGATGCTAAGCTGGATTCATACAGTCATTGAC AAAAACCCCTGA
- the tmprss4a gene encoding transmembrane protease serine 4a isoform X2, with translation MTAPRTQKNKASKTKAVVLTVLAVVVFLGILVTAVYFIKQLIDSKYFFCKHSLKFIPIDQACDGIEDCAKGEDEMNCVASLKVNTTYPVRLTSAQNVLQVYSPGSGWRSVCGEDWTQQHTETACKQLGYTNKPRSTSIPVAILQSSLKPGPFTAVRPGNTTTPIHQATIDRSQCKSGSVVSLSCSDCGEVGSQDRIVGGTDAFIEDWPWQVSLQMGGNHVCGGSLVSLQWVVTAAHCFAGKKQVSRWRVVSGRTYMGTLGGSYVDRIIVNGDYSPAQNDYDIALMRLSSPISVGESRRPVCLPPHSLGLQAGAAMIVTGWGYLEEYGKINPSLQKASVPLIAWDTCARPAVYGSSITPRMICAGFLEGKVDACQGDSGGPLVHFTSSRWYLVGVVSWGIGCGQVRKPGVYCSTEEMLSWIHTVIDKNP, from the exons ATGACGGCTCCAAGGACTCAGAAAAATAAGGCGTCCAAGACGAAGGCAGTGGTGCTCACTGTCTTGGCAGTTGTGGTGTTTCTGGGCATATTGGTCACCGCAGTGTACTTCA TAAAGCAGCTGATTGACAGCAAATATTTCTTCTGCAAGCATTCGCTGAAGTTCATCCCAATAGACCAAGCATGTGACGGGATAGAGGACTGCGCAAAAGGAGAGGATGAAATGAATTGCGTGGCGAGCCTTAAAGTCAACACCACCTATCCGG TGCGTCTCACGTCAGCTCAGAATGTCCTGCAGGTGTACAGTCCTGGCTCAGGTTGGCGGAGTGTGTGCGGTGAGGACTGGacccagcagcacacagagacgGCATGCAAGCAACTGGGATACACAAA TAAACCTCGTAGTACCAGTATCCCAGTGGCCATTTTGCAATCTTCCCTGAAACCTGGACCATTCACAGCTGTCAGGCCGGGGAATACGACCACACCCATACATCAGGCTACCATTGACCG CAGTCAATGCAAATCTGGATCTGTGGTATCTTTGTCCTGTTCAG ACTGTGGAGAGGTGGGCTCTCAGGACCGTATTGTTGGGGGTACAGATGCTTTCATTGAGGACTGGCCCTGGCAGGTTAGCCTGCAGATGGGAGGCAACCATGTATGCGGAGGCTCTCTGGTGTCACTGCAATGGGTTGTCACTGCTGCCCACTGCTTTGCTGG TAAAAAGCAGGTGAGTCGCTGGAGAGTGGTATCAGGCCGGACATACATGGGTACGCTGGGAGGTTCCTATGTGGACAGGATCATCGTGAATGGAGACTACAGTCCAGCTCAAAACGACTATGACATAGCTCTGATGAGACTCAGCAGTCCAATCAGTGTGGGAG AGAGCCGTAGGCCAGTTTGTCTACCTCCTCATTCCCTCGGCCTTCAAGCCGGAGCCGCCATGATTGTGACTGGCTGGGGATACCTGGAGGAATACG GTAAAATTAATCCTTCACTTCAGAAGGCCTCCGTCCCTCTCATAGCCTGGGATACCTGTGCCAGGCCCGCAGTGTATGGTTCCTCCATCACCCCAAGGATGATCTGTGCTGGTTTCCTGGAGGGGAAAGTGGATGCCTGCCAG GGGGACAGTGGGGGTCCTTTGGTGCACTTCACCTCCTCTCGGTGGTATCTGGTAGGAGTGGTGAGCTGGGGCATCGGATGTGGCCAGGTGAGAAAACCAGGTGTCTACTGCAGCACTGAAGAGATGCTAAGCTGGATTCATACAGTCATTGAC AAAAACCCCTGA